Within the Pseudomonadota bacterium genome, the region ATCCGCGTGCAGACCGCTGGGGATGTCCAGCGCCACGACCGGCACGGTCAGGGCATTGACCGCTGCGATCATGTCGATCCAGTCGGCATCGAGGCGCCCGGCGAAGCCGGTGCCGAGCACCGCATCGACGACGAGATCGGCTGCCGCCAGCGCAGCGGCGTCATACGGGATCGCGCTGCCGCCGGCGGCGAGCCAGGCCGAGCGCGCCGTCTGCGCATCGCCGCGGATGCGCTCCGGATCACCGAGCTGCAACACCCGCACGTCGCGTCCGGCTGCGCGCGCGAGCCGCGCCAGTACGTAACCGTCGCCGCCGTTGTTGCCCGCACCGCACAGCACGACCAGCCGGCGCGCCTGCGGCCAGCGCCGGCGCAACGCCGCCCACGCGGCGGTGGCGGCCCGGGGCATCAGGGTGTAACCGGGAATGCCGGCTGCTTCGATCGCCAGCCGGTCGAGCTCGCGCAGCTGCTGCGCGCGATAGAGCGCAACGCCGCCGGGTGTCACTGCCTGTGCGGTCATGAGGTGCCTTGCAATTGCCTGGAAAGCGGCAACATACTCTGAAGCCGGCCGCCAAATCCAGCCCTCATGGACCATCCCCCCACCGCAGACCGCCCCACCGATTACACTGCACTCGCCGCGCGGATCAGGCACTGGGCTGCCGAACTCGGTTTCCAGCAGACCGGCATCACGGGGATCGCGCTGGCAGCGGACGAGGCGCGCCTGCTCGACTGGCTGCGCGCCGGCTTGCATGGCGAGATGGCGTACATGGCGCGCCACGGCACGCGGCGCTCGCGGCCGGCGGCGCTGGTGCCGGGCACCCTGCGGGTCATCTCGCTGCGCATGGATTACTGGCCCGGCGCCGCGCGTCCCGCCGCGGAGCTGCTCGCCGAGCCGACGCGCGGCTATGTCTCGCGCTACGCCCTCGGCCGCGACTACCACAAGCTGATCCGGCAGCGGCTGCAGCGTCTGGCCGAGCGTATCGCGCAGGTGACCGGCCCGTTCGGGCATCGCGTCTTCACCGACAGTGCGCCGGTGCTGGAAAAGGCACTGGCCCGCAACGCCGGCCTCGGCTGGATCGGCAAGCACACCAATCTCATCAACGAACGCGCCGGTTCCTGGTTCTTTCTCGGCGAGCTCTACACCGACCTGCCGTTACCGGTTGATGCGCCCGCGGCGGCGCACTGCGGCGACTGCCAGGCCTGCATCGAGGCATGCCCGACCGGCGCCATCACCGCCCCCTTCACCCTCGACGCGCGGCGCTGCATCTCCTATCTGACCATCGAGCTGCACGGCCCGATACCGGAGCCGCTGCGGCCACTGATCGGCAATCGCATCTACGGCTGCGACGACTGCCAGCTGGTCTGTCCGTGGAACCGCTTCGCCCGCCCGAGCGCGGAAACCGATTTCCAGCCGCGCCATGCACTCGACGGGACGACCCTGGTGGAACTGTTCGACTGGGACGCACAGACGTTCGAACAGCGCATG harbors:
- the queG gene encoding tRNA epoxyqueuosine(34) reductase QueG, with the translated sequence MDHPPTADRPTDYTALAARIRHWAAELGFQQTGITGIALAADEARLLDWLRAGLHGEMAYMARHGTRRSRPAALVPGTLRVISLRMDYWPGAARPAAELLAEPTRGYVSRYALGRDYHKLIRQRLQRLAERIAQVTGPFGHRVFTDSAPVLEKALARNAGLGWIGKHTNLINERAGSWFFLGELYTDLPLPVDAPAAAHCGDCQACIEACPTGAITAPFTLDARRCISYLTIELHGPIPEPLRPLIGNRIYGCDDCQLVCPWNRFARPSAETDFQPRHALDGTTLVELFDWDAQTFEQRMRGSAIRRIGHERWLRNIAVALGNAPGTAEIVAALTRRRAHPAALVREHVEWALRRHGA